The genomic window GTGTTTTCCCTACTGTAACTAGGGGGAACGGTTTAAGGGTGCGTCCAACACTCCTTAAACAGTTGAAGTCTTTTTTCTATCCGCACGTTTTTGTTAGTTTTATTATAGCGTTAACTAGTCTCATAATTCAATAAAAATTAGCAAAATATATCAAAACAAGTATTTTTGGTTACGATGCATTCATCATTTCTTTAGGAGTCGACTCCATCATAGCTGAATTTGTGTAATCTGGGGAGGGGTATTTTTTTACCCCTCCCTAAGTATTCAAAAGTATGTTATAATGCTGAATTTTTAACAACATTGAAGATTGAATAATTAGTACACATTCAATGATAATCGCAAATGGTTATTCTGGGTAGGGTGATTTTTTGTAGTCCTTTTTTGGAAAGAGGGTGAGATGCAAAGTGGTCATAGTATAGTAAAGGCAGCTTCTATTTATAAATATAGAGACTGCCTTTTTGTTAATGTATAAAAGAAGATGACCTTATTAAAAAAATGCGGTACCAAATCTCATATATAGTTAGTTCGATTTTTACTTTTTAATGATAAAGGGATTATGTTTCATTCAATTAATTAAGATAGTCATATAAGCTTCATACGCTTTGTATAAGGCTTATATAGGTCTTCAGAATAGTTTTGTATTACTTAGTCAATTTGAGGGCTCTTACCAGCCTTTTTAAGCGTTAGCATTAAATCATAGGCTTTTGTCCTTTCTTTACGTACCAAACGCAGCAAAACTAACAAATCATACGTATGAAAGCATGTAAGTTCACTAAAAGGCTTCTCAACGCCCTCTAAGACCACAAATTCTTTTAGTTTCGGTCTTTTTATATTTAAACTAGCCCCACAAAAAGAGCAGCTTTCTTCTAATCCTTCCGTCCCACAATAACTACATATCAAGCTATATTCACGTCGTTTATTAAAAGGAAAAGTAGGCTTAAGCCTACCTAGCTAGCCTTAAAGGCTATTTTAGCTTTTAGGGTGTTCCTTATCCAGCCGTTTTTGTCGTTGATTCACAATACGTTCCCCTACAACTTTTTTGGCAAGTTTAGTTGCTTCTAATTCTACAAGATCCGTTGTCATTATCGCATCATAGCCATGGTGGAAATACAATCCATTCATGAACTCGATAAGAATTTGTGTGTTTTTATCCGCACTATTTGTTCCTAATCGAATCTTTTTCAGTTCACTTTTTAATACCTCATGAAGATTTTCACTAACTGTTTCCGTAATGTAATCTAACGACCATTCTTTCTGTTTTTCTTCTCGATACTTTTTACAGATATCCATAATCGCTTCTCCTGGAAAACGAAGCTTATGTTCAGCCATATAATCTTGGATGTATTGATCCGTTTCTTTATCGAGTGTAATCATACGTCGTTGTGTTTCCATTACTCCTCCACATCTCCCATCAGTTCATATATAATGTCGTTCATCTTTTCAATTGATATCGCACATTGTTTCATCATTTCGATGTTCTGATCAATGATAGCTTCTAATCTTTTTTCTCTTGATACTTGCTCATCAAAAAATGCTAATACTTCAAATTGTTCTTTCAAAAATTGTTGACGAGACATCCCATTTTCTTTCGCTAGTTCATCAACTTTTTGCATAGCAACCGAATCAATATTTCGTAAAAAGACATCCATGAAATCATTCCTTTTCTATCAAATTGCAAAATTTCCAGTACGAGTAGAGAAGAGCATAAGGGGTTTTTGATATCACATGGGTGTGATATGCTGGGCAAAGCCCAGCAAAACAACGTTTTCACCTCAAAAAAAGTGGTACCACGAAAACTTCCAGTCTGTCGACCTGCTGTTGACCTAAAGAGTAAAAAAACGCCTAATGTTGACCTAGTGTTGACATCAATTTTTACATTTTTTTGCACATGTTAACCTACTGTGCACTCAACGTCCCCTCAACTTTTATGAAGTTTTAACGATTTTTCGAAAGATTTCTTGATGATAATTCGTGAAGTTTTGAGAAGAAGTCTGGGTAGTTTTTTTATAAAAATCGATCGCTTCTTTCATTGAAGAAACGTTTAATTTTTGTAGAATGCTGCGTCTCTGATTCTTAATTGTGCTCTCTTCTTTGAATAAAATATCTTGCATTTCTGTAATGGAATAGCCATCAAGTGCAAGAGCAAAAACGTTTTGTTCTGATGACGTAAGTTGTTTCAAAAAAAGTTTTTCTTTGAGCATCTGACATTCTTCTTCCACACATTTAAGACGACCTACTTCTTCTACTAAATCAGAGGCCACGCTTAAAATATTCTCGATACCCATTAACAATTTTTCAGTTTGATCCATGATAAGACCCTCCTATTTTTTGAGGGCAACCCATGTTACAATTAACTTGTATATGTTTTCACATGGGGGTGCTTCC from Priestia megaterium includes these protein-coding regions:
- a CDS encoding response regulator transcription factor, encoding MDQTEKLLMGIENILSVASDLVEEVGRLKCVEEECQMLKEKLFLKQLTSSEQNVFALALDGYSITEMQDILFKEESTIKNQRRSILQKLNVSSMKEAIDFYKKTTQTSSQNFTNYHQEIFRKIVKTS